Below is a window of Drosophila nasuta strain 15112-1781.00 chromosome X, ASM2355853v1, whole genome shotgun sequence DNA.
CCAAACACCAAGACCCAACAATCAGCGGCagtaaacagcaacaacagcaacaacaacaacaacagcaacaagagcagcagcagcaacaacagccgctACGGCAGCCGTTGTCCGATGTGCCCTGCTATAATCAAGGGAAATAACATTTTCAAGCAGCGTTAAAACTAACATTAATTATGTCCGAAACGAACAAAACGATCAGCGAAGAGAgcagacaaagacaaagacgCAAAAACACGGCGCAAACGAAAGCAAGTCAAATTgcccaaaacaacaacaaagcttTCAAGTGAgcaaagagtgagagagcgagagaacgGGATAACAATTGTCACTGTTAATTTGCCTAGTGCATTTGCATGTGGCGCCCTCTAGCG
It encodes the following:
- the LOC132797056 gene encoding homeobox protein abdominal-A homolog, coding for MPAIFVMETNQARQAMAREQLAKHQDPTISGSKQQQQQQQQQQQQEQQQQQQPLRQPLSDVPCYNQGK